Part of the Xanthomonas vesicatoria ATCC 35937 genome is shown below.
CGCTGACCATGTATCGCGATGCCGCCTCGGCACGCTATCAGCAGCTGGTTGTGTGCTCCAACGATAGCGATATCGAGCCGGCCCTTGTGGCTATCCGCGAGGACTTCCCGAGCGTCGTTCTAGGCGTCGTCACGCCACGCAATCCACCTGTCGATGGTGAATCGGACAGAAGAGTCAGCGTCTCGCTGTCGAGCCGCGCCGACTGGACACGTCACTACATTTTGGATGGTGAGCTGGCCGCGGCTCAGCTTCCCGAGCGGGTTCGCAAGCCCGGCAAGCCAATCGATAAGCCGGGGCATTGGTGAGAAGTAGCTGCGACAGCAGTGCTAGAGTTTGTCAGTCCTTCGATGGAGTTCCGCCATGAATACGTTTCTGCGCGCTCAGCTGCTGCCGCTTTTGCGTGGCTTGTCACGCGCTGGCCTGGTCGGCTTCGGCGTTGTGTTTGCGCTGTACTTTCTGTTCGCCATGCTGTTGTTCGTGCTGCACGATCCGCACGCGAGCGCGTCCACCGAGCGGATGGCCGACATGGCTGCACCGTGGCTGGTTGGCCTGGCTGCGGTGCACGCGTTGAGCAAGCTCGCCGGCGAAATGGTCCGCACCTGGTTGGAAGATCGCGGCGAGATGTCACCTCGCCGTTGATCGCCTAAAAGCCGGGGGACGGGGCTTGATGCACAGGCCGGCGGCAGTGATGACTACGTTTTCAGCCACCACAAGCCCATGCAAAGGGTAAGCAGTCCAAACACCATGATGGCGACCCGCTTGCGGTACTCGAACGGCGTCAGTAGGCCAAGTGTGACAGCGTGGCGCGAGACGATGATGTTGACCACGGCAACGGTAAAACACGCGGCCGTGAGCCACACCAGGACGGAATATAGATTCATGCGGGCTCCTGCGTGTTGATGTGCGGTGCCGCTTTAGCGCGCTGTGCGTTCGCTTGCAGCACTTTGGCGCGCTTGGCATCGGGGGAGTACCACGCGGCATAGACCCCTGCCACGATCATGCCCGCCCAGCCAATGGCGAGCATGGCCGGCGACTTAGCGATGGTGGCCAACATCGCCACCGCAGCGGCCAGCAGGCAGGCCCACATGCCCGAGCTGCGCAGCCAGTAGAGAAGTTTCATGGTGTCGCTTGTTTAGCTGGCTGTCGTCTCAACACCTGAGAGGACGGCCCGCTGGATGACCAGGCAAGCAGCATCCTTAGTGCCTGTTGATCGGTTCGGCTTTTTCGAGCTGCCACATCGAGGCGGAATAGTCTGGAAATGCGGTGCGTCGCAATTCGGCCACTGCTGCACGGTGCAGTTCGTGCGGATCGTCAGACGCACTAACCACGTCCACATAGCCATCGTATTGCGCAAACATACCGCTGCGAGTGCGCATGTGGCAGCGGTAGCGTTGGGATGATTGCTTTTGCATGTCGTCGTCGTGCATGGCGTGGCTCCTAGGCTTATTGCTGTGAATAGACGGGGCCGCGGCCCCGCCCAGTGCCAGTCTTAGTTTTCGATGTCGTACTCGGCAGCTTCACGGGTGCGATACAGGTAAAAATCGTCCCTCTCCCGACCGTTCTTATAGGTCTTGCGGATGATCCACCAATCCGGCTCAGTGCCGGCAGGGGTGTCACGGACGGCAGGCTCATCGTCCAAGTCCAAGAACTCTGTCACACCGACGGCGCGAAGTGAGACCAGCTCCCAACCCTCTGCGTCGTCCGCCTCGGCCATCAATTGACGCTCATCAGGCTCGGCATCTAGCCAACTTGCGGGCTGCTTTTCATGCGTTTGGTCTGGGTGATGCATGGCATTTCTCCGGATGTGGTGTGCAGTGTCTTGGCACACCTACATAATACCGATCTGCATGCTTGCATGCAAGCATTCAAGCTGTCATGCATGCAACTGCGCATCCTACCCTTGGAACACTCGCGGGAATACCGGGGGTTGTTGCACCTGGTCGATCGCTGCGCCTGGTCCCCGGCAACGCTCTACCCCTGGTCGCCTCCGAAGCCAGCCACCGCCCCAAGGGCTGCGCACACCACCAGCTCCACACATCACTCCCTGCTGACCCGCTGTTGTGGATCTGTCGGGCGTCGTGCGTCCTCAGTGGCATGTGGCTGTGTGGCGCGGTGGCTTCTGCAAGCGGAGCGCGCAGGGGCGAGGATTAGGGCCGACTGGCGATGACGCGGCACGCGGCATCGGTGCGCAGCACCCCAAGCCGGTGACCGCGTGCGGTCACGCCCCCGCCTGCAATGTCGAAATTTCTGCGCTTGGAGAGCAACGAAGACGGTGGCAACCGGGATCACCACAGGTACAGCCATTGTGATCAATAGGGCTTGCCGGATAAGTCAGCGACGCGGCTAGACTCCACCCTGCGTCAGTGCCGAACCAGCAATAGACGCCATAGTGGGATGAGAAAAAGAGCGGGTGATCTTTGACCACTGCAACCTGCACGAGGTCGCTTTCAATGTCACGGTACTCTGCAATCACGTTCTGACGTGTGAGAGGCAATAGGCTTGCGGATTCGTTTAGCAAGTCCTCTCGCGTAGCATTTTTTGGCAGTTGTGGGCCATCTTGAGGCGCGTGCGGACGCGGAGTGCGGTAGCGCTGCCACTCGGGCAGCGGAAGGGCTTCTACATGCGCCAGAACAGCATCGAAGAAGGGACTAAAAGCATCTACATAGCGCTGATATTCAATCTCGGTGTTCATAGGTGTCCTTGCATGTGGTTCCTCATTGGTGGGCGCGCGCGGCTGGGCGGAACGAACGCCACGCGGCATAGGCAAACAACACGAAGGTGACCGGCACGGTGAGCGGGGTCAGTGCGAACGGAACACCCAGCAGGAAGATGCCTGCATTGCGCATTGCATCCTGCTTGCTTTTCCCTGTGAACATGGACACCACGACTATCGTGATGACCGCCCCCAGCAACAGGACCAACAGAAGCGATAGATACCGTCCCCATGACCCACCCCCGATAGCAGGGCCATCAGTCGATAGAGATTTCGACCTCTTTCGGCGCCAGGGAATTCGCTTGGGACCCGTGTTCTCGGGCGAATTCCGCAGGGGTTTTCCATGCCAGTGCACTGTGGGGGCGCTCCTCGTTATAGAAGCGCCGCCACGCTTCGATTTTGCTCCGTGCATCGGCTAGGGACAAGAACCAATGCTCGTTCAGACACTCCTGTCGCAGCCGGCCGTTGAAGCTTTCCACCATCGCGTTGTCCGTCGGCGTGCCACGTCGGGAAAAGTCCAGCTCTACGCCGTTCTCATAGGCCCAGCGGTCCATCACCTTGCCGGCAAACTCACTGCCGTTATCCACTTTGATCGCTTCCGGCTTGCCTCGTTGAGCGACCAGCCGCGCCACTGCGTCGGCGACATCGTCAGCGCCCAAGGACTGATTTACGACGATATCCAGGCACTCATGCGTGAAGTGGTCCAGCACCGGCAGCAGCCGGAAGCGACGTCCATCGAACAGCGTGTCACTGACGAAGTCCATGCCCCACAGCGTGTTCGGCGCCGCGGCCACCTTGATCGGTTGCCGGCGACGACTACTGCGACTACGTCGCGGGCGACAATGCCGCAACGACAGGCCTTCTTCCTTGTAGATGCGATGCACCCGCTTGTGGTTGTCCCGCCAGCCTTCGCGCCGCAGCATCACCAACACCCGTTCGCAGCCATAGTGGATGCGCGTCTGCGTGATCTGGCGCATCCGCAAGCGGATGGCGCTGCAGTCGCGCGCCTTGGCCTTGTACGAAAACGCCGAGCGCGACATCGCCACGATCCGCAATGCGCGTCGTTCGCTCACGCCGAAGCGCTCTCTCAAGCGGGCAACCCAGCTGCGCTTCTGTGGCGCCCTTAGAGTTTTTTTGTGACCACCTCCTGGAGCATCGCCATGTCCAGGCTCAGGTCGGCAACCAGCTGCTTGAGCTTGCGGTTTTCCTCTTCCAGCACGCGCAGGCGCTTCAGTTCGGAGGGGCCAAGCCCACCGTATTTCTTGCGCCACACATAGAACGTCGCCTCGGCGATGCCCATCTTGCGGCACACCTCGCCAACCGCCATCCCCAGCTCGACCTGCTTGAGCGCGTACGCGATCTGCTCTTCGGTAAAACGCGACTTCTTCATCGCCTGATTCCTCGTGATCCACGGGGCCCATGCGGGGCGAAGTCTCTACTTTACGTTGGCACGGTTTTTCGGGGGTGGGTCACCCAACTTACTTCCCCGTTCGATACCAGGAACGGCGCCGCCCGCGCCAAGGCGTCCGAAATGGGCATCCCAGAGGAACCTATGAATGCAGCAACGTTGTGGATGTCTTCGGGCATTGCTTTGCTCCTAGGCTTCTTGCTCAAACTTGAACCGCATCAGGCTGGCGTCTGACAGGGCGTTTTGATATGCCAGCGGCCCGATGTAGGTACCGAATGCAACGCGGTCGGTCGTTGGCAATGTGTCTGCTGCTGGGAAATACAGCGGCGAATCGCGCGCGATGAGGTGCACAAACCCTTCTTCCACGTCCACCTCGACGATTTCGGGCGGCGAGCCGCAATTGTCGAGGAACCAGTAATAGCCGCTGGGCATTGATTGGATCGGAACGCAGCTCGGCTCATCCTTCATGTTGGAATCTCCAAGTCAGACAGCAGTGGGTGCGCTGGCCTGGCGGCTGCGCCAGCGAGTCAGCGTGGCACGAGCGATCACGCGCCCGGTCAAGGGGCCAAGCACTGCAAACAGCAGGGCGAATAGCACGCGGCTCACTGACCACTCGCCCATAGTCACCATTGGATAGACCAACGGCAGCGGTGCAAGCCAGCAGCCCACGGCGGCGAGCATGCCATTGACCAACGCCACCACAGGGTGGCGTAGGAACTTTGGGCGTATCACGAGTCACGCCCCGTGGCGTCGGGGGCCGCAAACATGACATACAGCGTGCCGATGCCGAGGCAGACCCATCCAATGAGGATGCCGAGTTGCGAATGCGACCAGGACGCCACGGCGAGGACGGCCATCGCCACCAGAATGGTCAAGCTGCCCGAACTGCGGAGCCAACGGATAGCTTTCATGCGGATCTCCTGCACTTTATGGTGTGCAATGGTGTTGCACAGCCCCATAGTACCCAAATGCATGCGTGCATGCAAGCATGCACGCATGCATTTACACCTTGACCTTGCGCTTCCGCGTGGTCTTCGCTGCCGTGGTCTTGCCTGTGACCTTCTTCGCTGGGGCTGCCTTCTTGTCGGCATGTAGGTCCAGCCACGCACCCAGCGCGGCACGCGAGCGGCGCTGCTCATCGGACAAGGTGGCACCCTTCTCGGTGGCTAACTTCTCGGCGTAGGCCAGCTGCTTGTCGCTCGGCGGCAGATTGCCGTAGGCATCGCCATGGGCGTCCAGGAACGCCTGCACGGCCGTGTGCGAGCTGTCCGCATTGGCCGGCAATGGCACGCCGAGCGCCACGGCAATGGCTTGGGCATAGCGTAACTGGCCCTCACTGGGCGCGCGCGTGGCGGCCGCTTTGGCGGCATCATCCCGCACCGCATTGATGATCCGGGTGACGTTCGCCGCGACCTTATTGACGAACTCGTCGCGTGCCTCCACCGGCACCAGGCCGCGGCGCAGCTCGTCCAGCTTTTCCTCCCACAGCGCCGTCGTCGCGGCATCGGTGATCGGGGCAGGCAGCATTGCAATGAGCTCACGCGCCAGTGGCGTGCTGACGATGAATTTGCCTTGCGGCTCCAGGTAGCCGCGCTCGCGCAAGTTCTCGATGATGGTCCCGCGCGTAGCCTCGGTGCCGATGCCGGCATTTTCTTTCAGTCGCTTGCGCACCTCGGGGTTGGTGGCGAATTTGCCGACATCGAGCATGTCGGCGATCAAGTCGCCTTCTGTATAGCGCTTGGGCGGTCGCGTCTTCTTCGGCCGTAGAGCGGCCGCAGCGACGGTGCAGCGCGTGCCGTCCTGGATGTCAGGCAGCGCAGGGGTCGCCGTGTCGTCCTCGTCCTCGCTGTCCGGGTCCGTGCCAAAGACGGATTTCCAGCCTTGGGCGATGGGGACGCGGCCAGTGACAGTAAACGGCACGCCGCCGGCTTCCAGCGTCATGCGGGTTTCGTTGAACGTGTAGTCGGGCATCAGCGCAGCAAGATAGTGCTGCGCGATCAGCAGAAAGGCGGTTTGCTCGTCATCGCTGAGCGTGCGGCTGGCGAGCGGCACACCTGTGGGCACGATGGCATGGTGTTCTGCGTTGTCTTTCGCCATCTTGGCGCTGTTGAACACAGTGGGGCGGATGGTTGGTTTGTGGACGGTTAGCGCTGCTACGTGCCGCGCCAAGCCTGGCACCTGGCCAAGCGTTTCCAGCACACGGGGAATTTCGGCTTCCTGCTCATTGGGTAACACCATGCACGGCGTGCGTGGGTAACTGGTCAGCTCCTTGTCGTACAGGCTTTGCGCGATGTCGAGTGTCTTTTTGGCACTCCATCCGAATCGCCGCGAGGCAAGCTGCTGGAAGCGCGAAAGCGTCATCAGGGCCGGTGGCTTCTGCGCCTTGCTTTCGTGCGTGACCGCGAGCGGTCCACTGGCTCCGGTGGCCGCTGCGAGGATGGCTTCGGCGTCGGCGCGAGCGAAGATCCGCCCCGCATCCGCCGGGGCGTGCGTCAGCACGACGCTTGCCCCGAGTGCGGTCTGAGCGGTGATTTCCAGCTCGTAATAGGTGACTTCGCGGAACGCGGCGATTTCAGCATCCCGACGCACGACCAGGGCGAGGGTGGGCGACATCACCCGGCCGACGTGCCGTGGCCCTTTACCGCCAGCTGCACGGGACCGCAGCGTGTAGGCACGGCTGAGGTTCATGCCCATGAGCCAGTCGGCGCGTGAACGTGCCTGACTTGCCCAATAGAGCGGCTCGCTGCTTTCGCCTGGCCGCAAGCTGGCGATTGCCTTGGTGAGGCTTGCAGCATCGAGCGCGGAATACCACAGCCGGCGCACCGGTCCCCGATAGCCGGCGTGGTCCAGCAGCTCGCGGGCGATCGCTTCGCCCTCGGCGCCGCAGTCGGTTGCGATGACGATTTCCGATGCCTTGGGGATGTTGGCTAGCAGCACGGCTAACTCGCGCTGTTTGTCGGCAGTTGGTTGGTGCTTCCACGCGGTCGGGATCATGGGCAACACCTCGAAATTCCAGGCCTCCCATGCCTTGTCGTAGCCCGGTGGACCGACCTGTTCCAAGAGGTGGCCACGTGCCCACGTCACCCGGCCATCGTCGGTATCGATGTAGCCCTGACCAGGCTTCGGGTTGCCCAGCAGTGGCGCAATGTTTTTGGCCTGGTCGCGCTTCTCGCAGATCCATAGACGCATGTCAGCGCTCCGGGTCGTTGGCGGCGGTGTTCGGATCGGCCGGCGTGTCGGTGGGCAGCAGCAGCCAGAATGTCGCCAGCGAGACAAAGCCGATGGCGACGGCGGCAGCGGGTATGGAGAGCCAGAAAAACACGATGGCGGCGAGCATGCCGACGATCACGATACTGGCGCGGGCTGGGCGTGACCACTGCGACATGGCGTAGAGCATTTCGCCGATGCGGTATCCCAGGCTTTTTGCGGGTGCGTTCATGCGCTAACTCCGGCGGTTGTCTGATGCGGTCACCCGAGGTGGACCGCACAGACTCAGTGCGTCACGGTGTGGTCATGCAGCTGGCTTGTTCTGCTCGGCAAGGTACTTGGTGAAGTCACGGTTGCCATCGAGCGCATGCTCGATCAGGGCAACGGCAGCATCGTTCCAGTCGGGCTTTGCGCCCACGGTGTGCGCGTAGAAGTCGCAGAAGGCTTCCACGCGCTTGATGAGCGCGGGATCGAACTGCAAGCGCTTGGTGACGCGTTCGGTTTTGACGGGGATCTTCGGCAGTGCCGATGGTTTGCGGGCCATGTGGTTGTTCCTAGAGCGGGTAGCGATTGGCTACGGCGGTGGTGATCACGACGCTGATCGTGACGCCCAGCTTCTTGGCGTACTTGCTGACAGCGTTGTGCAAGGGCACGGATAGGTGGAAACGGAGGCGTTCGCGGTCTAGCTTGCGATAGATGCCGCCGGCCACCAGGGTGGTGGGTTGAAGCAGAAATTCTTCCATGAGGTGTTGCATAAACATGCGCCGGCTGAGTCCGGCGCGTTGTGCATCGCGGTCAATCGCTTTCATCTGCTTAGGGGCCACGTTCGCGACAACTTGTCGCCGAGCGGCTTTTGCAGGCATAGCTTTTGGCTCCGTTGGGTGGTGGGTAAAGCCCCCGGAGTTTATCGATATTGCACACGTTAGATCACGGTCACGGGCCATAGGGCGACAGCGCCAAGTCTTTATTGACCATGACCGCAACCCGTTGACCAGGCCGGATTTCCAGCGTGGGTTGCACGTTGATGCTGCGTTGAAGCAGCTGTGCGCCGGCCTGGTTGATCTGTTGCGCCGCGCCCTGGGATGCGGCCTGACCGGCGTCACGCTGGAAGGATGAAAAGCTATCTCCTTCGGCGGTGGCCACCGCCGCCGCAAC
Proteins encoded:
- a CDS encoding IS3 family transposase (programmed frameshift); protein product: MKKSRFTEEQIAYALKQVELGMAVGEVCRKMGIAEATFYVWRKKYGGLGPSELKRLRVLEEENRKLKQLVADLSLDMAMLQEVVTKKPLRAPQKRSWVARLRERFGVSERRALRIVAMSRSAFSYKAKARDCSAIRLRMRQITQTRIHYGCERVLVMLRREGWRDNHKRVHRIYKEEGLSLRHCRPRRSRSSRRRQPIKVAAAPNTLWGMDFVSDTLFDGRRFRLLPVLDHFTHECLDIVVNQSLGADDVADAVARLVAQRGKPEAIKVDNGSEFAGKVMDRWAYENGVELDFSRRGTPTDNAMVESFNGRLRQECLNEHWFLSLADARSKIEAWRRFYNEERPHSALAWKTPAEFAREHGSQANSLAPKEVEISID
- the topB gene encoding DNA topoisomerase III, with protein sequence MRLWICEKRDQAKNIAPLLGNPKPGQGYIDTDDGRVTWARGHLLEQVGPPGYDKAWEAWNFEVLPMIPTAWKHQPTADKQRELAVLLANIPKASEIVIATDCGAEGEAIARELLDHAGYRGPVRRLWYSALDAASLTKAIASLRPGESSEPLYWASQARSRADWLMGMNLSRAYTLRSRAAGGKGPRHVGRVMSPTLALVVRRDAEIAAFREVTYYELEITAQTALGASVVLTHAPADAGRIFARADAEAILAAATGASGPLAVTHESKAQKPPALMTLSRFQQLASRRFGWSAKKTLDIAQSLYDKELTSYPRTPCMVLPNEQEAEIPRVLETLGQVPGLARHVAALTVHKPTIRPTVFNSAKMAKDNAEHHAIVPTGVPLASRTLSDDEQTAFLLIAQHYLAALMPDYTFNETRMTLEAGGVPFTVTGRVPIAQGWKSVFGTDPDSEDEDDTATPALPDIQDGTRCTVAAAALRPKKTRPPKRYTEGDLIADMLDVGKFATNPEVRKRLKENAGIGTEATRGTIIENLRERGYLEPQGKFIVSTPLARELIAMLPAPITDAATTALWEEKLDELRRGLVPVEARDEFVNKVAANVTRIINAVRDDAAKAAATRAPSEGQLRYAQAIAVALGVPLPANADSSHTAVQAFLDAHGDAYGNLPPSDKQLAYAEKLATEKGATLSDEQRRSRAALGAWLDLHADKKAAPAKKVTGKTTAAKTTRKRKVKV